The following are from one region of the Oncorhynchus tshawytscha isolate Ot180627B linkage group LG24, Otsh_v2.0, whole genome shotgun sequence genome:
- the zgc:56095 gene encoding ferritin, lower subunit-like encodes MQSQVNHNFHPESEVNINKLVNIKLTASYTYLSLGMYFDRDDVALRSFSSFFLERSVKEREQAEKLLEYQNMRGGRILLQPIAKPSREDWRGGLDAITFSLEFQKTLNTSLLEVHRGANTHTDPHLCDFLEQHFLSDSHDTIKKLGDHLGSLTRLTSSETHGSMGEYLFDKHTL; translated from the exons ATGCAGTCGCAGGTAAATCACAACTTCCACCCAGAGAGTGAGGTGAACATCAACAAGCTGGTGAACATCAAGCTGACTGCATCCTACACCTACCTCTCCCTG GGGATGTATTTCGACAGGGACGATGTGGCTTTGCGCAGCTTCTCTAGTTTTTTCTTGGAGCGctctgtgaaggagagagagcaggcagaaaAATTGCTGGAATACCAGAATATGAGAGGCGGTCGCATTCTCCTTCAACCCATCGCT aAACCCAGCAGGGAGGACTGGCGAGGTGGCCTGGATGCCATCACCTTCTCCCTGGAGTTTCAGAAAACCCTCAACACGTCCCTCCTCGAGGTGCACCGTGGTGCCAACACTCACACTGACCCCCAT CTGTGTGACTTCCTAGAGCAGCACTTCCTGTCCGACAGCCATGACACCATCAAGAAGCTGGGTGACCATCTGGGCAGCCTGACCCGCCTCACTTCCTCTGAGACCCATGGCTCCATGGGAGAATACCTGTTTGACAAACACACCCTGTAA